A genomic segment from Nicotiana sylvestris chromosome 1, ASM39365v2, whole genome shotgun sequence encodes:
- the LOC104240207 gene encoding protein VACUOLELESS GAMETOPHYTES-like translates to MGKVKVEPQQSKNTINHFSHPHPLELITNQNFASSSSQLCSGCKIQATGSIYTCRSCNFFLHTECSQMPQQITHPFDKEHHFILLQKPIYPEGNFNCDAYGEIGDGFSYHCKTCGTELHILCAIFPLCITHWSHHHQLDLKFSPPYPDKSSCSDICKNVGTNHWLYRCQTCGFDAHLNCTKLQATPHQTNIHYNPTTSRSAP, encoded by the coding sequence ATGGGAAAGGTGAAGGTGGAACCTCAACAATCCAAGAACACAATAAATCATTTCAGTCACCCTCACCCTTTAGAGCTAATCACTAATCAAAACTTTGCTTCATCTTCCTCACAGCTATGTTCAGGCTGCAAGATTCAAGCCACTGGATCAATCTACACATGCAGATCTTGCAATTTTTTCCTCCATACTGAATGTAGCCAAATGCCTCAGCAAATCACTCATCCATTTGACAAAGAACACCATTTCATTCTCCTCCAAAAACCCATTTATCCTGAAGGCAATTTCAACTGTGATGCATATGGGGAAATAGGAGATGGCTTCTCTTACCACTGCAAAACTTGTGGTACTGAACTTCACATACTATGTGCCATTTTCCCATTATGTATCACTCACTGGTCTCATCATCACCAGCTTGACCTTAAATTTTCGCCTCCTTATCCTGATAAATCATCCTGTAGTGATATTTGCAAGAATGTTGGAACCAATCATTGGCTTTATAGATGCCAAACTTGTGGTTTTGATGCTCATTTGAATTGTACAAAGTTACAAGCTACACCACATCAAACTAATATCCATTACAACCCAACTACAAGTAGATCTGCTCCTTAG